The genomic region CCCACCCCGCGGACGCCGTAGGGCGCGTGCGGGTCGGCGTACTCGAGCACCTTCACCCGCATCGGCGGCATGTCGAGGATGGTCGGGATCAGGTAGTCGGTGAACGACGGGTTCCGCACGTGGCCGTCGGTCACCACGATCTCCTCCATCAGCGCCAGGCCCATGCCCTGCGCCGAGCCGCCGTGGATCTGGCCGACGACCGCGTCGGGGTTGATCGCCTTGCCGACGTCCTGCGCGGTGTCCAGCGCGACGACCTTCACCAGCCCGAGCTCGACGTCGACGTCGACCACCGCGCGGTGCGCCGAGAACGCGAACTGCACGTGCGCGTCGCCCTGCCCGGTCTCCGGGTCGATCGCGTGCGTGGGCCGGTGCCGGTATTCGACCGTCTCCTCGACCGCCTCGTCACCGAGCACCTCGGCCAGGCCGGTGAGGACCTCGCCCGACGCCCCGACGATCTTCTCGCCGTCCAGCCGCAGCTCGGCGGCATCGCGGCGGAGGGACAGTGTCGCCCGCTTCAGGACGACGGCCCGCACCGCCTCGCACGCCGCCTTCACCGCTCCCCCGGTCACGTACGTCTGGCGGGACGCCGACGTGGAGCCCCCCGATCCGACGGCGGTGTTCTTGGGGTGGACGACGACCCGCTCCACGCCGAGTTCGGTGCGGCAGATCTGCTGCTCGACGGTGATCAGGCCCTGCCCGACCTCGGCGGCCGCGGTGTGCACGGTGGCCACCGCCTCGCCGCCGGTCATCTCCAGGCGTACGCGGGCGGTCGAGTAGTCGTCGAAGCCCTCGGAGAACCCGACGTTCTTGTAGGTCACGGCGTAGCCGACGCCGCGGACGACGCCTTCGCCGTGCGTGGTGTTGCCGACCGACCCCGGCAGCGAGCGCAGGTCCGGGTCCGCCGGCAGCGGAGCGGGCATGGGCAGGTCGTGTACGATCTGCAGCAGTTCGGCGACGGGCGCCGCGGAGTCGATGACCTGGCCGGTGATGTTGCGGTCGCCCTCGCTCATCCCGTTGAGCTGCCGGATGGCCACCCGGTCGAGCCCGACGGCGTCGGCGAGGTCGTCCATCAGCGCCTCGTGCGCGAACGCCGCCTGCACGCAGCCGAACCCGCGCATCGCGCCGCAGGGCGGATTGTTGGTGAACACCCCGAACGCGTCGACGGCCACGTTCGGGATCCGGTACGGGCCCAGCCCGAGCGTGCCGGCGTTGCCCACCACCGCCGCGGTCGACGACGCGTAGGCCCCGCCGTCGAGGAGGACACGGGTCCGGGCGTAGACCAGGGTGCCGTCGCGCTCGGCGCCGAACTCGTAGGTCAGCCACGCCGGGTGCCGGTGGACGTGACCGAAGAAGGACTCCTCCCGGCCGTAGGACATCTTCACCGGCCTGCCGGTGCGCAGCGCCAGCAGGCAGGCGTGCACGTGCACCGACAGGTCCTCCCGCCCGCCGAACGCGCCACCGACGCCGGCCAGGTGCAGCCGCACCAGCTCGCTCGGCATGCCCAGCGCCAGGCACATCTGCCGCTGGTCGACGTGCAGCCACTGCGTGGCGACGTACAGGTCGACGCCGCCGTCCTCGGCCGGGACGGCGAGCCCGGACTCCGGGCCGAGGAAGGCCTGGTCCTGCATGCCGACCTCGAAGTCGAGCGACACGACCACCGGTGCGGTGGCCGCGGGATCGCCACGACGGAGCTGCAGGTGCCGGACCAGGTTGCCCGGCCGGTGCACCGGCGGCGCGTCGGAGTCCATGGCGCGGCGAGGATCGGTGACCGCGGGCAGCACCTCGTAGTCGACCCGTATCCGGGCCGCGGCCCGACGCGCGGTCTCGGGGTGGTCGGCGGCCACCAGCGCGACCGGTTCCCCCTCGTAACGCACGAACTCCGAGGCCAGCACCGGCTGGTCGGCGTGCTCGAGGCCGACGGCGTTCTCCCCGGGGACGTCGTCGGCGGTGAGCACCGCGGTGACGCCCGGCACCGTCAGCGCCTCGGTGATGTCGACGCCCCGGATGCGCGCGTGCGGGTGGGGGCTGCGCAGGGTCACGCCCCACACCATGTCGTCGTGCCAGAGGTCGCTGGCGTAGGCGAACTCGCCGGTGACCTTGAGGGTCCCGTCCGGGCGCAGCGGACTGTCCCCGATCCGGCCCGGTGGGGTGGTGGTCGTCGTCCGCGTGCCGGCGTCGGTGCTCATGCCTGCGCCTGCCGCGCTGCGGCCAGCCGGACGGCGTCGAGGATCTTCTCGTAGCCGGTGCACCGGCAGAGGTTGCCCGCCAGCGCCTCCCGGATCTCCAGGTCGGAGGGCTGGGGCACCCGTTCGAGCAGGTCGTGGGCCGCGACGAGCAACCCGGGTGTGCAGAAGCCGCACTGCACGGCGCCGGCCTCGACGAAGGCCTCCTGCACCGGATGGAGCCCCTCGTCCGTGGCCAGCCCCTCGACCGTCGTCACCTCGCGGCCGATCACCTGGCCGGCCGCGACCAGGCAGGAGCAGACCGGCTCGCCGTCGAGGTACACGGTGCAGGAGCCGCACTCCCCCTGCTCGCAGGCGTTCTTCGACCCGGGCAGGCCCATGCGCTCGCGCAGCACGTAGAGCAGGCTCTCGCCCGGCCAGACGTCGTCCACCTCGTGCTGGATCCCGTTGACGGTGGTGGTGATCCGCATGTCAGGCCGCCTTCCGCAGGTCGTGCTGGTACTGGGCCCACGCCCACATGGCGGCCCGCCGGGCCATCACCGACAGGGAGTGCCGCCGGTAGGCCGCACTCCCCCGGACGTCGTCGATCGGGGACGACGCGGCAGCGACCCGCTCCCCGAAGGCTCGGGCCAGCGGCTCGGGCAGCTCCGCGCGGGAATCCCAGAGCCCGGCGGCGTCCAGCTCGCCGGCCAGGAACTCCTCGGCCTCCCGCGCCCGGCGCGGCGTGGGGGCGGCCGAGCCGATACCGGTGCCGACCGCCCGCCGGTCGGGATGCAGGGCGCAGGCGAACGCCGACACCGCGATGACCATCGCGTTGCGGGTGCCGACCTTGCAGAACTGCTGGGGCCCCACCGCCGTCGGGACCAGGACCCCTGCGATCAGCTCGTCCTCGTCCAGTGCGCTGCGCTTCACCCCGGTGTAGAACTCCGCCGCCGGGATCCGGCGCACTCCTCGCGCCGCGGACTCCACCTCGATCACCGCGCCGGCCGCCAGCAGCGGCGGATGCGCGTCACCGGCGGGCGACGCCGAGCCGAGATTGCCGCCGACCGTCCCGCGGATGCGGATCTGCGGGGAGCCCACGGTGCGGGCGGCCATGGCCAGACCGGGCAGCTGTACCGCCAGGTCGTCGATGATCCGTGAGTAGGGCACGCCCGCGCCCAGCCGGACCCAGCTGCCCCCACCCACCCCACCGGCGCCGTCGTCGACCGACCACTCCCGCAGCTCGGGCACCCGGCCCAGGTCCAGCAGGGCGCCCGGGCGGCGACGGTCGAAGTTGAGGTCGACCATGACGTCGGTGCCTCCCGCGATGGGCACCGCGTCGCGCCGCTCGGCACGGACGGCGAGGGCGTCGGCCCACGACGTCGGTTGCAGGAAGTCCATCGATGCCCCTCACCGTGTCCGCCGGTCGTCTTGCTGGAGACAACCGCTCCGGGCGGGGCGTGGCAAGGGCGCCACGGCCAGTGTTACCGGACCGCGCGACGACCACTGGCGGTGGCCGGTCAGCCGTGACCCGTTCAGTCGGTGCGTGCGTCGACCGAGCGCGCGGCGAGCGCCCGGATCCGGTCGGTCTGGCGGGAGAGCACCGCGTCCAGCAGCCGGTTCACCGGCGGCGCCTCCCCCAAGCGGGCCAACCCGGCCCACCGGGGGACGGCGACCGTCCGCGACCGCGACGCCGTCAGGCATGTGCCGATCGCCTCGGCCACCCGAACCGGTGCGATCCCGCGGGAGAGGCGACCACGGGCATCGGCGTCGGACCCCGGTGCGTGCCCGTGCCCACGGGCCAGCCACTCGGTCCGGACGAAGAACGGGTTGACGGTGTGCACCCGGACGCCCCGCGCGGTCACCTCCCGGCGCAGTCCCTTCACGAATCCGTGGACTCCCGCCTTGGTGGCCGAGTAGACCGTCAGCGGAGGCACCTGCGACCACGCGGCCACCGAGGACACCGCCACCACGTCGGCGCGGCCCCGCTCACGGGCAGCTATCAGCAGGTGCGGGAGCGCCAGCCGGGTCACCTCGATGACCCCGGTGAGGTTGACCGCGACGATCCCCTCGACCGCCTCCCCCGGCATGTCCTCGAGCAGCCCGGCCCACCCGAGACCGGCGTTGAGGACGACGGCGTCCAGGCGACCGTGCTCCTCGAGGACGCGGTCGACCAGCATCGCCCGGTCGGCCGGGTCGGCGACGTCGGCCACCACCCCCGAGACTCCCGCCAGCCCGCCGACCGCCTCGTCCAGCCGCTCCCCGTGACGGGCGCAGGTGACCACCCGGGCCCCCTCCTGGGCGAGCCGCGCCACGGTCGCGCGGCCGATCCCGGCACTACCGCCGGTGACGAGCACGACGCGATTCCACGGACGGGTCATGGCCGGGTACTACCCGCGGGGGACATCACATGCGCGGGCGCATCGTTTCCGGGTCGGCGGGCATGATCGGGACCATGCACCTGCCCGAGTCACGCGGTCCGTTGAGCGAGGCCCTCTGCCGCGACCTGGCCACCCGCACCGCACTGTCCTCGACGACGATCGAGCGGGCCGACCGGATGGCGTCCGGCGGCGCGTGCGCGCTGACCGACGAGGACCTGCAGATCAGCCTCGCCGTCCTCTACGAGCTGCACTACCGCGGTTTCGACGGCGTCTCCGAGGACTGGGAGTGGGATCCGGCCCTGCTGCGCCTGCGCGCCGGGCTCGAACGTCGGCACCTGGCCGCGCTGCGCGAGCTCGTCGGCCGGCTCGAGGTCACCGACGGGTCCATCGACCGCCAGCTGACGGCACTCATCGCCGCCGACGACGGTCCGTCGCTGTCCTCCTTCATGGCGAAGCAGGGCACCCTCGAGCAGTGGCGCGAGTACCTGACGCTGCGGTCGGTCTACCACCTCAAGGAGGGCGACCCGCACACCTTCGCCATCCCCCGGCTGTCCGGTCGGGCCAAGGCGGCCATGGTCGAGATCCAGGCCGACGAGTACGGCGGGGGCTCCGCCGCGCGCATGCACAGCGAGCTGTTCGCCGGCCTGATGGACTCCCTCGGCCTCGACTCCCGCTACGGCGCGCTGTGGGACGAGTCCCCCGCCGCAGCATTCGCGTCGGTGAACACGATGTCGCTGTTCGGCCTGCACCGTCGCTGGCGCGGCGCCGCCCTCGGCCACCTGACGGCGGTCGAGATGACCTCCTCGGAGCCCAGTCGGCGCTACTCGGCCGGCCTGCGGCGCCTCGGGTTCGACGAGCGGGTCACCGTGTTCTACGACGAGCACGTCGAGGCCGACGCGGTGCACGAGCAGATCGCGTCGGTCGACATGTGCGGTTCCCTCGTCTCCGGTGAGCCCGACCTCGCGGCCGACGTCCTGTTCGGGGCGGCGTGCTCCCTGGCCATGGACGGAGTCGCCGCGGTTCACCTGCTCGGCGCCTGGGAGACGGGGCGGTCCGCCCTGCGGACGGAGCGCACGCTCGCCGCCTGAGATTTTCGATCGCGCAGCGATCCGTTGCGTACGACTGGAGTCCGGACCACTGGTGCCGAACCTTTGTTCGGTCGGAACCGACGGTATCGGAACAACAGGAGCGCACATGTGGGGTCGTCAGGGCACGTCGGGACAGCCGGCGACCGCCGTGTTCCCGAAGGACGTCGAGGCGCTGGAGCGGGTGATCGCGGCGCTCGGCACTGACGTCAGCGACGAGGTCGCCGCCCACGAGCGGATCAAGCGCAGCCTGGTCGAGTCCCTCGACCTCGCCTACGGCGCCGCGTGGCTGCCCGACCGATCGGGCGAGCTCGTGCTGCGGGTGACCGAGGGCGACCTCGCCCCCACGATGGCGGCGGCCTGGGTCGAGGGCACCGCGATGGTCTCCGGTGCGGGCTACGGCGGGGAGGCGCTCCGCGACCACCGCACCGTGCTGATGGACGGCACGTCCAGCACCTCCGGGTGCCCCCGGTGGGCGACCGCCGCCGCGGCCGGCGCACGCCAGGGCTGCTTCCTCCCCGTCGTGGAGGACGGCAAGGTCACCGCCGTCCTCGAGTACTACAGCCGCCGGGAGCTGCCCTTCTTCGGCGGGCGCGCCGAGAAGTGGGAGGCCATCGGCCGGCTGGTCGGGCACGCCCGGCGCAGTGCTCTGGCCACCGCGCAGCTACGGGAGAACCTCGACGACCGGCTCGCCGTCACGACCGTCGTGGCCAAGGTCGGCGAGGCGCGTGACGAGGCGGAGGCCCTGCGCACCGCGCTGGAGACGGTGCGGACGGCGTTCGGCTGGGCCTACGGCTCGTTCTGGGCGCTGGACGAGGCCGAGAACGTCCTGCGCTTCGACGTGGAGTCCGGTTCGGCCGGCGACGAGTTCCGGAAGGTCACGCTGAGCGCCAGCTTCGCCGAGGGCGTCGGTCTCTCCGGCCGGGCGTGGCGGCAGCGCGACCTGGTGTTCGTGCGCGACCTCGCCGAGGTGACCGACTGCGTACGCGCACCGGCCGCCCAGCGGGCCGGCGTCCGGTCGGGGGTGTGCTTCCCGGTCACCGCAGGCGGGCGCGTCATCGGCACCATGGACTTCTTCGTCACCGAGACCATCGAGCTGTCGGAGTCGCGGGCGTCGGCCCTGCGCAACGTGGCCCAGCTGGTCTCCCAGCGCCTGGACATCCTGCGTCGCGCCGAGGCGGACGCCGTCAACTCCCGGGCCCTGCTGGAGACCGTCGACCGCCTCCGCCAGGCGGCCGACGACGCAGGCCGGGTGGCGGAGAAGGCCGTCGCGCAGGCGTCGTCCATGACCGCCGAGGTCGAGGCCCTGGGCACCGCCTCGACGGCCGTCGACGACGTCATCCGCATCATCGGCGCCATCGCCGACCAGACCAACCTGCTCGCGCTCAACGCCACCATCGAGGCGGCGCGGGCGGGCGAGCTCGGTCGCGGCTTCGCGGTGGTCGCCAGCGAGGTGAAGGACCTCGCCCGCGAGACCGCCGGCGCCACCCAGCGCGTCTCCGAGCAGGTCGCCGGGATCCAGAACAGCAGCCGTTCGGTCTCCGCCGGCATCCACGCCACGAGCGAGGTCATCGGAGAGCTGGACGCCGTCCAGGCCCGCATCGGCGAGGTGCTCGAGGAGCAGGTGGAGATGGCGAAGGCGTTCGACACCGGACGCTGAGCCTCCGCCTGACCTCAGGCATAGGTACCTATACATGCGAATCGAGGTCGGATCCGCATGTATAGGTACCTATGCCCGGGGGGCCGCTGCGGGCACGGGGCCGCGCGTGGACCGGGTGATCGCCCAGCCGAAGACCGCGGCGACGGGGAACATCAGGACCCCGTAGACCGCCGCGGGCACGGCGAGCTCGATGCTGCCCAGCACGCTGATCGCCACCGCGATGGCGAGCGTGCTGTTGTGGATGCCGATCTCGAACGCGCTGGCGATGGCCTGCCGCTGCACGACGCCCAGCGCACGTGGGACCAGGAAACCCATCAGCAGGCTGAGCCCGCAGAACAGCAGCGCCGGCACCCCGATGGCGCGCAGGTAGCCGGTGATGTTCTCCCGCTCGGCCACCATCGTGCCCACGATCACCAGGGCGAGGACGACCGCGGAGAGGATGCGCACCGGCTTGTCCATGCGGTCGGCGAACTCCGCGGCACGCTGCCGGACCAGCATCCCGATCGCGACCGGGACGAGCACCACGGCGAAGACCTGGACGGTCTTGCCGAACTGCAGGCCGAGCGAGCCCGCCGCGGCGGGGTCGAACCAGGCGATGGCCAGATTGGTGATCACCGGCAGCGTGATGACGGCGATCATCGAGTTGACCGCGGTCAGCGTGATGTTCAGGGCCACGTCGCCGCGGAACAGGTGACTGAAGAGGTTGGCGGTCGTGCCCCCGGGCGAGGCGGCCAGGAGGAGCATCCCGACGGCGAGGATCGGCGGCAGGTCGAAGGCGAGCACGATGCCGAAGCAGACCGCGGGCAGCACCAGCAGCTGCAGCCCCAGCGCGATGACCACGGCCTTGGGCGAACGCCCCACCCGGGCGAAGTCGCCCAGGGTCAGGGACAGTCCCAGGCCCAGCATCACGATCGCGAGTGCTGCGGGCAGCAGGACGGTGGCGAGTGGCGAATCCACGGAACCCTCCGATCAGGCGGCGGAGGACCCCGGGGGACGGTCCGCCAGGACGTTCCGTGCATCCTGCGTCATCGCCGACCACTTGTCCGACCGTCGGACACGCCCGGGTGAACAGCCGGTCGAGTCAGTCCTCGGATCGGCGGGTCTCGCGCTGGAGCTGTGCCGCGGGACGCGGCCGGCTCGGTGCGCTCGGAGCCGAGAACCCGGACCGCTTGTGCGCGCCGTCGCAGAAGGGCTTGATGCCGGACTTCCCGCACCGGCAGAGCGCGATCGTGGCGCGACCAGGGTCGATCTCCACGCCGTCCTGGTCGACCAGCCGGAAGTCCCCGCGCACGATCAGGGGCCCGTCCCGGTACGGCGTGATCGTCGCCCCCGCGTCGTCGCCAGGACCGGCATCGACCTCGGCAGGCGACCCGGCCTCGTCGACCAGCTCGGGCTCGGCGGAGAGGTGTCGCGTCACGCCTCCACCCTGCCCCGCCCGCCCGCCCGGCACACGCCGCCGGGGTAGCCGGACCCGCACGGGGGACCTACCCCGGCGGCAGGGTCCTCCGGTGCGGGCGAGCGGGTCATGCGGGCACGGCTCAGGTTCGGCCGGCCGCCCGCTGCCCGTAGAACACCCGCTCGACGACGCTCCGGGCGTGCCGCGAGGTGCGCCGGTAGTCGTCGAGGAACTGTCCGGGATCCATGTCCGGGCCGTAGCCGCAGGCGCGGGCGACGCCGGCCAGTTCCAGCCCGGGCCGGGGAAGCTGATCGCTGGCCCGCCCGCGCACCAGGAAGATGGCGTTGCGCGCACGGGCGGCCAGTTCCCACGCCGCGCGCAGCGCCTCGCCGTCCTCGCGATCGAGCAGGTCGGCGTCCCCCAGGGCGTGCAGCGCCTCGCCCGTCGGCTGCACCCGCAGCGCCGGGATCTCGGCGGCGTGCTGCAGCTGGAGGAGCTGGGCGGTCCACTCGACGTCGGCCAGGCCGCCCCGGCCGAGCTTCGTGTGCGTGGCCGGATCGGCTCCGCGCGGCAGCCGCTCCCGCTCCACGCGAGCCTTGATCCGGCGGATCTCGGCGACCTGCTCGTCGGTGAGGCCGCCCTCCGGGTAGCGGATCGGGTCGATCATGGTGACGAAGTCGGCGCCCAGTTGCGGGTCACCGGCGACCGGGACGGCGCGCAGCAGCGCCTGCACCTCCCAGACCGACACCCACCGCTCGTAGTACTCGCGGAAGGCCGAGAGACTGCGCACGAGCGCACCCTGCCGGCCCTCGGGACGCAGGTCGGCGTCCACCTCGAACGCCGGATCGGGCCCGGGCTCGCTCAGCAGCCGCCGGAGGGTGTGGGCGACGGCGTTGGCCGCCGAGGCCGCCTTCCCCTCGTCGGCTGCGCCTCCTCCCGCCCCACCGCCCCCGACCGCCCGCGGGCGGTGGACGAACAGCACGTCGGCGTCCGAGCCGAAACCCAGCTCGCGCCCGCCGAGCCGGCCCATGCCGATCACCGCCATGTCCATGGGCAGATCGGCGGCATCGAGGCCGGCCTCCAGCGCGTGCGCCCGGACCGCGACGTCCAGGCCGACCTGCAGGGTGGCGGCCGCGATGTCGGTCAGCGCCTGCCCCAGCCGGACCACGTCCAGCCGGCCGAGCAGGTCGGCGGCGGCGACCCGGAGCAGCTCGTGCCGGCGCAGGCCGCGCAGCACCCGGATCCCGGACTCCGGGTCCGGGGCGCGCCCGGCGGCCTGCCGCCAGGCACCGGCCAGCGCCGCGGCGTCGCGGGGCTCGAGCTGCTCGTCGTCGGCCAGCAGGCGCAGCGCCTCGGGCGTGCGGGTCAGCAGGGAGGCGACGAACTGGCTGGACCCGAGCAGGTGCGCGAGCCGCTCGGCGACCTGCCCCTCGTCACGCAGCAGGCGCAGGTACCACTGGTTGCCGCCGAGCGCCTCGCTGACCTGCCGGTAGGCGAGCAGCCCCGCATCCGGGTTCGGGCAGGACGCGAAGGTCTGGAGCAGCACCGGCAGCAGGTACTTCTGCATCGACGCCGAGCGGGACACCCCGCCGGTGAGGGCGGCCAGGTGGCGCAGGGCGCCGTCGGGGTCGGCGAAGCCGAGGGCGCGCAGCCAGTCCCCCGCCGCCTTGGAGCCGAGCTGCAGGTGCTCACCGGGGACGCGGGCGACCGCCGAGAGCAGCGGCCGGTAGAAGAGCTTCTCGTGCAACCGGCGGACCTCGCGGGTGTGCAGGTTCATCTCGGCGTCCAGGACGTCCACCGCCTCCCCGCGGTGGTCGGGCTTGTAGCCGAGGGAGCGCGCCAGCCAGCGCAGCTGCTGCTCGTCGGTGGGCAGCAGATGGGTCCGGCGCAGCCGGAGCAGCTGCAGCCGGTGCTCGACGGTGCGCAGGAAGCGGTAGGACGCGATGAGGGTCGCGGCGTCCTCCCGGCCCACGTAGCCGCCGGCCGAGAGCGCCTGCAGTGCCGGCAGCGTGCCGCCGACCCGCAGCGACGCGTCCGCCCGGCCGTGGACCATCTGCAGGAGCTGGACGGCGAACTCGACGTCGCGCAGCCCGCCGCGGCCGAGCTTGAGCTCGCGCTCGGCCTGGGCGGGCGGGATGTTGGCTTCCACCCGGCGGCGCATGGCCTGGACCTCACCCACGAAGCCCGGCCGGTCGCCGGCCTTCCACACCAGCGGCCAGAGCACCTCGACGTAGGCCCGGCCGAGGTCGGGATCCCCGGCGACCGGCCGCATCTTCAGCAGGGCCTGGAACTCCCACGTGCTGGCCCACTGCTCGTAGTAGGCCTGGTGCCCGGCAAGGGTCCGGACCAGCGCGCCGGCCTTGCCCTCCGGGCGCAGCGCGGCGTCGACCTCCCACGCCGCCTCGTGGCAGATCCGCATCAGGGCCGCGGCCACCCGGGTCGCGCTGGACAGGGCCGCGCTCTCGGAATCGCTGGGGTGGACGGGCTCGGCGACGAAGACGACGTCGACGTCGCTGACGTAGTTCAGCTCGCGGCCGCCGGTCTTGCCGAGTGCGATGACGGCCAGGCGGCACGGCGCGGCCGACGCCGGCTGCTCGGCCACGGCCAAGGCCAGCCCCGCGGTCAGGACGGCGGCGGCGATGTCGGCGAGCTCGGCGGCGGCCTCCTCCGCCGGCAACCCCTCCCCCAGGTCGCGGCCGGCCAGCGACAGGATGGCCCGGCGGTAGGCCAGCCGGAGCTGCCGGATCCGCTCCGCCGAGGCGTCGGGGGCCGCCTTGCCGAGCCGGACCCCCCAGGGCGGGTCGTCCGGGTCGGCGCCCACGGCGGCCAGCATCCGCCGCTGCAGCTCCTGGGCCGACGGCCCGGTGGAGCCGCGGAAGATCCCCTCCCCGTCGTCCTCGAGGGCGGTCCAGTCGCCGGGGTGGGCGGCGAGGTGATCGGCCAGCCCGGAGCTCGCGCCCAGCACCGACAGCAGCCGGCTGCGCAACAGGCCGGATCCGCGCAGGTGCGCCAGGAGCGCGGCGGCGGCCTCCCCGGAGGAGTCGGTCGAGTCCAGCGCCTCCACCAGGCGGTGCAGCGACCGCAGGGCCAGGTCGGGGTCGCCGGCCCGGGCCAGTGCGGCCACCACCGGACCGGCCTCCGGGTCGGCCGGCTCGTTGCGTTCGAGGTCCCAGAGGCCCAGCGCCGGGTCCGACAGGAGCAGCGCGGCACGGGCGCCGTCCTCGAACCCGAAGCGGATCAGCCGGACGACCGCCCGCCGCGGGATCTCCGTCTCGGGGGTCGTCACGCTGCCTGCTGCGTGCGCGCGCGGACCAGCTCGGCGAACCGGCCGGCGAACGGTCGCCAGGCTTCCTCGATGTGCGGATGGGCGGCGTCGGACAGGAGGCAGATCGTTTCGCGGTCGTACGGGCTGGCCGCCACTCCCACCACGTCCCGCTCGGCCCACTCGTGGACGATCTCCGGCGTCGTCTCGATGTGGAACTGCATACCGTAGACGTGCCTGCCCACGCGGAAGGCCTGGTTGGCGTACATGGGACTGCTCGCCAGGAGCGTGGCCCCGGTAGGCAGCTCGGAGATCTCGTCGTGGTGGAACTGCAGCACGTCCGGCGTGAGGGGCAGCGGGCGGAACAGCGGATCGGTGTCCGCGGCGTCGCGCTTCGCCACGAGGAGGGCCCCGACCTCCGGCCCGTCGATGCCCTTGCGGACCTTCCCACCACCGACCTCGGCCAGCAGCTGGGCGCCGAGGCAGATCGCCAGGGTGGGGAGGTCGGCGTCGAGCGCCTGCCTCAGCACCGCCCGGACGCCGACCAGCTCGGGGCTGGTCGCCTTGTCGTCC from Blastococcus colisei harbors:
- the pucD gene encoding xanthine dehydrogenase subunit D — translated: MSTDAGTRTTTTTPPGRIGDSPLRPDGTLKVTGEFAYASDLWHDDMVWGVTLRSPHPHARIRGVDITEALTVPGVTAVLTADDVPGENAVGLEHADQPVLASEFVRYEGEPVALVAADHPETARRAAARIRVDYEVLPAVTDPRRAMDSDAPPVHRPGNLVRHLQLRRGDPAATAPVVVSLDFEVGMQDQAFLGPESGLAVPAEDGGVDLYVATQWLHVDQRQMCLALGMPSELVRLHLAGVGGAFGGREDLSVHVHACLLALRTGRPVKMSYGREESFFGHVHRHPAWLTYEFGAERDGTLVYARTRVLLDGGAYASSTAAVVGNAGTLGLGPYRIPNVAVDAFGVFTNNPPCGAMRGFGCVQAAFAHEALMDDLADAVGLDRVAIRQLNGMSEGDRNITGQVIDSAAPVAELLQIVHDLPMPAPLPADPDLRSLPGSVGNTTHGEGVVRGVGYAVTYKNVGFSEGFDDYSTARVRLEMTGGEAVATVHTAAAEVGQGLITVEQQICRTELGVERVVVHPKNTAVGSGGSTSASRQTYVTGGAVKAACEAVRAVVLKRATLSLRRDAAELRLDGEKIVGASGEVLTGLAEVLGDEAVEETVEYRHRPTHAIDPETGQGDAHVQFAFSAHRAVVDVDVELGLVKVVALDTAQDVGKAINPDAVVGQIHGGSAQGMGLALMEEIVVTDGHVRNPSFTDYLIPTILDMPPMRVKVLEYADPHAPYGVRGVGEPPTISSGPAVAAAVRAACGKPLRRVPIRPEHITGT
- a CDS encoding (2Fe-2S)-binding protein; amino-acid sequence: MRITTTVNGIQHEVDDVWPGESLLYVLRERMGLPGSKNACEQGECGSCTVYLDGEPVCSCLVAAGQVIGREVTTVEGLATDEGLHPVQEAFVEAGAVQCGFCTPGLLVAAHDLLERVPQPSDLEIREALAGNLCRCTGYEKILDAVRLAAARQAQA
- a CDS encoding FAD binding domain-containing protein, whose translation is MDFLQPTSWADALAVRAERRDAVPIAGGTDVMVDLNFDRRRPGALLDLGRVPELREWSVDDGAGGVGGGSWVRLGAGVPYSRIIDDLAVQLPGLAMAARTVGSPQIRIRGTVGGNLGSASPAGDAHPPLLAAGAVIEVESAARGVRRIPAAEFYTGVKRSALDEDELIAGVLVPTAVGPQQFCKVGTRNAMVIAVSAFACALHPDRRAVGTGIGSAAPTPRRAREAEEFLAGELDAAGLWDSRAELPEPLARAFGERVAAASSPIDDVRGSAAYRRHSLSVMARRAAMWAWAQYQHDLRKAA
- a CDS encoding SDR family oxidoreductase, which translates into the protein MTRPWNRVVLVTGGSAGIGRATVARLAQEGARVVTCARHGERLDEAVGGLAGVSGVVADVADPADRAMLVDRVLEEHGRLDAVVLNAGLGWAGLLEDMPGEAVEGIVAVNLTGVIEVTRLALPHLLIAARERGRADVVAVSSVAAWSQVPPLTVYSATKAGVHGFVKGLRREVTARGVRVHTVNPFFVRTEWLARGHGHAPGSDADARGRLSRGIAPVRVAEAIGTCLTASRSRTVAVPRWAGLARLGEAPPVNRLLDAVLSRQTDRIRALAARSVDARTD
- a CDS encoding iron-containing redox enzyme family protein produces the protein MRGRIVSGSAGMIGTMHLPESRGPLSEALCRDLATRTALSSTTIERADRMASGGACALTDEDLQISLAVLYELHYRGFDGVSEDWEWDPALLRLRAGLERRHLAALRELVGRLEVTDGSIDRQLTALIAADDGPSLSSFMAKQGTLEQWREYLTLRSVYHLKEGDPHTFAIPRLSGRAKAAMVEIQADEYGGGSAARMHSELFAGLMDSLGLDSRYGALWDESPAAAFASVNTMSLFGLHRRWRGAALGHLTAVEMTSSEPSRRYSAGLRRLGFDERVTVFYDEHVEADAVHEQIASVDMCGSLVSGEPDLAADVLFGAACSLAMDGVAAVHLLGAWETGRSALRTERTLAA
- a CDS encoding methyl-accepting chemotaxis protein, producing MWGRQGTSGQPATAVFPKDVEALERVIAALGTDVSDEVAAHERIKRSLVESLDLAYGAAWLPDRSGELVLRVTEGDLAPTMAAAWVEGTAMVSGAGYGGEALRDHRTVLMDGTSSTSGCPRWATAAAAGARQGCFLPVVEDGKVTAVLEYYSRRELPFFGGRAEKWEAIGRLVGHARRSALATAQLRENLDDRLAVTTVVAKVGEARDEAEALRTALETVRTAFGWAYGSFWALDEAENVLRFDVESGSAGDEFRKVTLSASFAEGVGLSGRAWRQRDLVFVRDLAEVTDCVRAPAAQRAGVRSGVCFPVTAGGRVIGTMDFFVTETIELSESRASALRNVAQLVSQRLDILRRAEADAVNSRALLETVDRLRQAADDAGRVAEKAVAQASSMTAEVEALGTASTAVDDVIRIIGAIADQTNLLALNATIEAARAGELGRGFAVVASEVKDLARETAGATQRVSEQVAGIQNSSRSVSAGIHATSEVIGELDAVQARIGEVLEEQVEMAKAFDTGR
- a CDS encoding bile acid:sodium symporter family protein, producing the protein MDSPLATVLLPAALAIVMLGLGLSLTLGDFARVGRSPKAVVIALGLQLLVLPAVCFGIVLAFDLPPILAVGMLLLAASPGGTTANLFSHLFRGDVALNITLTAVNSMIAVITLPVITNLAIAWFDPAAAGSLGLQFGKTVQVFAVVLVPVAIGMLVRQRAAEFADRMDKPVRILSAVVLALVIVGTMVAERENITGYLRAIGVPALLFCGLSLLMGFLVPRALGVVQRQAIASAFEIGIHNSTLAIAVAISVLGSIELAVPAAVYGVLMFPVAAVFGWAITRSTRGPVPAAAPRA
- a CDS encoding CDGSH iron-sulfur domain-containing protein, which translates into the protein MTRHLSAEPELVDEAGSPAEVDAGPGDDAGATITPYRDGPLIVRGDFRLVDQDGVEIDPGRATIALCRCGKSGIKPFCDGAHKRSGFSAPSAPSRPRPAAQLQRETRRSED